The nucleotide sequence CACATGGAATGTCCCAAACGATGGAGCCAATAGTTACACCGTCACTACTAGAATTAATTACTGTCCTATGTGCGGGCGCAAGCTGGTGGAGGCATCATGAAATGCACCAACTGTAAAGCGGCGGGAGAAGTCATATGTGAACGGGAGGCATTGTCATGACTAAGCCCGCACAGAAAACCATCATCCAGCGCCTCGATGATGAGGCCATGAAAACGCCAATTGCTGATAGTAGGATAGGGCTGTGCAGGTGGTGGGAGAAGCGGGATGAGGATGAGAGTGTTTATGGGCGGCTGAACAGGGAGGCGGCGGGGAAGTGATTGTAATAAAGTCATTTTGCGACAATCGGGGCGGGGGAAATGGCTATTTAGCCTATGTTGGCGAGTATGGCGACACAAGGGAGCAGGCAAAGGCGAATATGGATGCTATCATTGACAGTTGGGAGGCGCGGGGCGCGAAGGCAGAGAGGGAGAGGATTATCAAGATGTTATTTGAGAGGGCAATACGGCATAAACCTCCTCAATGTGTCCCTGACGGCAAGAAGAAATGCCCTTATCCTAACGCTTGGGAATATTCAGGGTGTATGGCGCATTGGCGGGATTGGATGGGGGTAGATGAATGAGCAAGCGTATCCAATTTACCGCATACGGCATACCGCAGCCTAAAGGCTCGACAAAATCATTCGTTGTTAAGGGCAGGGCAATTACCACAAGCGCGAACGCGAAAGTCAAGCCGTGGCAGGAGATTGTAGCCTACGCAGCGCAACAGCACCGCCCGCCTGAAATATGGGTAGGCGGCATCGGAATCAGGCTTGATTTTTACTTCCTGCGCCCCAAGTCAGTCAGCGAGAAGAAACGCCCTTATCACACGGTAAAGCCGGATGTGGACAAAATAACTCGCTCAACCCTAGATGCCTTAACAGGGGTGATATTCGCAGATGACAGTCAGGTTGTGAGTTTGATAGCAGGCAAGGAATATGGCGATCCGAGGGTAGATGTGCAAATATGGGAGGTGTAAGGCAATGAGGCAGGCATACCTACGTCAAGCCGATAACGGCAAATGGATGGAGGCAATCGTTGATTTCCACTTCGATGTGGCTACCGGCAAGGATATTGGTGTTGTAGTGGAGTTTAATATATACGATGAAAAACCATATTTTCCAAAGGGCAGTATTATTTATGAGAAGGTGAAGGCATGAGGCAGGCGATAATTGAGCGGGTGGCAAGGATGATATACCCAATGTTTTATGATGAGTTACGCATACCAGATAAAAAAGCGTGCCATGAGGATGCTGAAAATTTACTTGTAGAGATAGGTTTTTTTGAACTGTTGCAGGCGGCAGAGGAATGTTTTCAGCGGTGCGACCCTACAAGGGGCGCATGGACGCAAATTGGGAAATGCGAAAAATGCGGCACAAATATCCCGACAATATCATGGAAACTGTGTGATTCCTGCGCACGGGAAAGGCTCGAAGCCGCCATCACAAAGGCAAAAGGCGCATGACGCCCTATTGCACCAAAAGTTACCCTGCCCGCAAGCTCTCACCCGAACGGCTAGAGAAAAAGGGCTGCATGGACGATAGGCGGCAGCATGACGGGCGGTGTCGGTGGTTGGTGATGTTGGATAAGCGAGTGAAAGGGGTGGCAAGGTGAGCAGTTTAATGGATTTATATGACGATGAACTCATTGGCCTAATGAGCGAAATGGCAGCAGCAATGGAGTCGGCTGTTTATGCGTACAAGGCAGAGGATGAAAAAGAGTTTGATACCGCTATAGGCAAACTGCTAGTGTTGCAGGCTAAAACCAAGCAGAAGGGGGCGCAGATATGATATCTCTTGAGTTAGCGAAAAAGCTGAAAGCGGCGGGGTTGAAGTGGGGGCCGAAAGAGGGCGATTGGGCTTTTAAGGGGGGCAAAGACAAACCCTTTTGTGTTAGTGGTATGAATTGTTTTACTGTCGTAGATCAGGTTGATAGATATGTCTTTGCGCCCTCCCTCTCCCAACTGTTGGCAGGGATTGAGAAGAGAGTACATTGGTATGGGCTATTTAGATACCATCCAAGAAACACAAAAGAGTATAAGTCATATTTAGAGATTACTATGCTTGATGTAGAAAAGGAGTTCAACGCCGACACCCCCGAAGAAGCTGCCGGCCAAGCGTTACTCTGGATTATCGAACAGGAGGGCAAGTCATGAAATATAAACCAGAGGATTATCTCGATAGCGGATTTTATTCAGACATGGATGATGATCTTGAAAATAAAAAAGAAAAAGTAGTAAAGTGCCGCAAACAACATGAATGTGCTACATGTGAAGCGGAGATTGCAATAGGCGCATACGCATTAAGGGAAACCGGGTTCATGGAAGGCAAGCCTGTGTCGACCTATACGTGTTTGCCTTGCATAGACGCATGGCTTGAGGAATCGGAGCAAGTAGGGCAGGAGGGCAAGGCATGAACGATAAATCATGTAGTTGCTGCAAGCACTGGGAAACGTGCAGCGCTGATCGCGGGCGGCGGTGCAGGGTATGGGACAATTACAACAGGCGGGTTGTGGATTTGCTGCTGTGGGAGGGGGAATATGATGATGATTAGCTGGCTGTTATGTATCGCAGGGGTGTTGTTGCTAGTGGTGTTGTTTAATGGACTAGATTTATAAGGGGGTGGCATAACTGACAGACATGGAACTCCTTTTTTCGCAGGCTAAACGGCAGGCCGCCTGTGGCTGTACCCGCCCTAGGTGCTACGTGTCATGCCCTACATACCTGGTGCGCTATGCGGGCGAGGATGAGCGCTGGCTGTACCTGTCGCAGACAAGGCCGCCAGACAGGCGAGAGGTGGAGGTTATGCCGCCGGGGGTGCCGTGTTTTAAGGGCAGTAGCAAAAGCGGGCGCAAGCGCAAGGGGCAACAGAAAAAGGTGGTTGTTAATGTGTGGGAGGGTATATAAAAATATTATGTTGACAATGCTATGGGTTGACTGTAAAATATAATTGGTATTTGTAACCAATCCCCTGCCAATCGGCGGGGGTATTTTTATTTACAAGCGGCGCGGATGCGGCAACGTGTCCCGCCGGTTCCCCTTTGGGGATGTTGCTTTTCTACTCGGATGCGGGAAAAGAAAAACACCCTTGCGGGTGCTATACTTCTAAATATGTGTTGATGCACTTTCTTATATAGCATTGTTTTAAATCGAGCAATCTAGAAAGTTTTTTAATCCCCTGTATTTTAGGTTCAAAAGAATATCCGTTAACCCTTACGTATTCATGCCATAAATCGCGTCCCTCAACAAACATTTGATTTCTTGTCATTCTTACTTCTTGCCTCCCTTCGCCAGATACATCTTAATTGCCTCCTCCACCACCTGCGCCTTAACTGCGCCTGTGGCTTTACAGTGAGCGTCTAGCGCCTGGTAGGTTTCTACTGATAGTTTGGTGCTAAGAGCAATTTGTGCCATTGTTAGTTTGCCTCCTTTTTATTTATTAAGTGTTACAGGCTTTCAGTATCATAAAGCAGTTCATCGTATTTATCACCAAGGAAACGCTTTAACTGCTTGGTTTGTCTTTCAATTACCCTGTAGATTCTTTCAGCTTTCCGGCTGTCGGTATCGTATCCGTATTCATTGGCCCAATCCTCAAAGTTGCGGGCGTTTTCAAATCCTGATGTGTCGGAAGCAAGGCAGTTTAAAACGCTTTCTGCTGTGGGTTCTCCGCTGATGCCATAGCCCTGGCTGAAATAAGTTGTGAGTTGGCGGTTGTCCATTTTTAATACTACCTTGTAATGGTTGGCATCTTTCCAATCTGGATTGTTGCGGTTGGTGTCTGCCCATTCGTTGGTAATTCTGATTTTGTTGGCGTTGATAAATTCGTTGATAGTTTTCATTTTAATTTCCCTCCCTTATTTGCCTGCTGTCTAGCTGGCTTGATTACATGATAAATCAATCTGTCTAGCTTGTCAACACATTATTGCAAATTATTTTTGCAGATGTGCTGAAAAAGCCTGCAAAGGCAGGTGGCTGTAGGGGAAAAAAGTTTGCAAATTTGCGTTGCTTCTATAGAAAAGGCGGTGATTTTGTGAGAAATGCAGTTGAGTTGGATGATGAATTAAAAGCGCAATTAGTGGAACGGGCAGAGGGAGAGTATAAGACGCAGATTCAGGGTGAATGGGTAGGCGGTGAGGATGAGCGGGGATAGGGAACATACCAGGCTGATGATTATAAGGCGTTAGAGTGGACGCTGTAGGGCTAGAATAGACAACGGGAGGCAGAATAATGTTTAAGGCTAGCGTATTTGGGGATGATGGGGATTATATTGAGGTTACCGGCACAGCGTTTGCGAGCGAAGAGGCAAGACGCAACTTTGATAAGATACCCAAAGAGATGGCTGATAAAAGTGCTGTTAGGTGGGTAGAGGCTGTGTCTTTTGGCTATTCTGACTGGCGGGATATTGACTTAGATAGACAGGATGTAACAACCAGGCTGATGATTAGCTGGCGTTAGGATGGATGCTGTAAGACTAGATTATAGATAGGATGTGAGATGTATGGCTGATGAGGTTAATTTAGGCGGTAGGCCCTGCAAGTTTCAGGATGGCGAATATGACATATCCGAGATTAAGGATTATTTTAACGATGGAAACCATTTCAAGGATGAAAAACATCTTTGTAATTACATAGAAGATAACATGGAAAGCTTTTGCAGCGAAGTTGGGATTGATTATAAATCGCATACCCGGGAAAGTTATATTGTGAGGCTGAAAATGTTTGGGAAGAACAAACCGAGGATAGATTTTCTTATTGAGGAGAAAGATAAAGGGATTGTGCTATTAGAGATAAAGCAGCCTAGGAATACATACAGGGAAATAAATAGCGCCATATCCCAAATGCTAGACTATTATCTTACGGCTGAAGAAGCAGGGTATAAGATTAATAAAGCCATTATATTAACCACAAAGATAAATGACACCTTCACGAAAATAGTAAACAGGTTCAACCTGCCAATAGAGTTGGTATTGTTTTCTAAGGGATGCATGGCGGTGTGGCAGAAAGAGGTGAGTTGATTGGCACAGATGGGCAGGCCGGTAATTCCATTTGATAAGGTGCTATTTGAGGACTTATGCAATATTCAATGTACTGAAACAGAGATAGCCGCAACAATGCGTATTAGTGTTGATACGTTGGAGAGGCGAGTTAAAGAGGAATATGGTGTAACATTTGCGGAGGTCTACGAACAAAAAAGGGAAGGCGGCAAGGAAAGCCTTCGCCGGGCACAGTGGAAGTCTGCAATTGATGGCAAAAACCCTGCTTTACAGATATTCTTAGGCAAAAACATTCTCAACCAGTCAGACAAGCAAAGTATCGACATGGATCTATCAGGCGACGGCATCACCATCATCTTAGGTGACAAGCCAAAGTCTGACTAATATCTCCTAAATCTTGGAGTTATGTTCCGATAATAGGCGCTATGTCACCTAGATAAACCCTGTAACCCTTGATATGACTACACTCTCAAAGTTGACATAATCTCTGACTATTTGACTATGTCTGACATACTAGATATGGTAGTCAGATGCAGCCAGTTTACCAGTGCCGACAGGGCTGCATAACGCTGATGGGGCAGGTGGATGTGTAATTGTAGACACCCCCCCCACCCCCTACCCCCATGTGTCAACGGGCGGGAGTCCCGTTTCCTCTGGGTAGTATATATCACCATACCCTAACAGCATCAATTTTAAGGAGGTATCCCATGCTAATAGAAAAAGTCAACACTCCATCCTACCAACTCACCCTAACAGCAGATGAAATGACTCGGCTGCTGCGGGTATGCCAGAAAGCGAAAGAAATTGTGTCAGATGGCAACCCTATTCCAGCATGGGAAGCGTTAGGCTTTTCAGACGCTTGTTATTTCTTTGATATTCTTAAAGCATTGCGTTCTGATGATGGTTTCTAGAAACCCAATCTCATATATCACAAGTCAAATTTTTAAAAATAAAATTTACAGAGGTGAGCAGATTGCAACGCTTAATCAGTGAAACAATTACCCGCGAATATGACAAGGACGGTAAGGTTATAAAGGAGATTATCAATAGGGAATACGACAAGCCATATTTATTCTACCCGCCATATGTTCCGACAACTCCCTGTGAACCCTATGCCAGCCCTTTTGTTTATCATCAATGGGTAGCGCCAGATACAAGCAACATACGAGTTACCCTTTAAAAATTCACAACTTTACCCTCTCTCTCCCGGCAGGCGCACCCCTCCTCTTGCGTCTGCCACCCCTTTATGGGGGCATGAGCAATACAAGTCAAACATAAAGATAAGAAGACAAGAAGGGCGATTCAGCAATACCAAGGGCTGAGATACCCTAAGTGTTCACGCTGGCGAACACTTTGTTCACGCTGGCGAACACTTTTAGCCTAATATCTGGTAAATGGGGTATGTTTAATGCCTGATGAAAAGTATGTACTCATGACAGAAACAACATTACCTGACGGCAGAATTAAGCGCACTTTTACCGAGCCGGACACAGGTGAAATAAAGGGCAGCGGAACACATGGGTATAGGAGTGCCACAGAGAAGCCTCACAGAACAGAAAACCCTCCGTTCGCTAAAGTGTGGATGCCTAACTTATTAAAACTGGTAAAACTAAAACAACTGAGCCAGGGCGAAAAAGCCCTGGTTTTTGATTTACTGGTATTCCTTGACTGGCAGGGCACTATGTTGGTCCACCCGGAGAAGGGTTATGCAGTCAACACCCACGACATAGCGGAGTACCTGGGGCTTTCGTTGGGGTTTGTGTCTGAAACAATGACATCCCTACATGATAAAGGGGTTATCGGTAAATTCAGCGCAGGCAAGGGCAGGCCGCACAGATACCACCTTAACTGCAACATAGCCTTTTACGGCAAGAACATGAACGACATGAGGGACTATGAGCGATTTAACCGGGACTGCTCATATAGTCCGGTACAGGCGATAAGGTACGAACAAGAATATTCGGACATCCGCAAGATAAGGCGGGATATTTGCGATACCACATACACCGTAGATAAAAAAAGAGATTAATTTTAATAGGCTAGGCTGATCACCGAAAGCGCGGCCCTCCCACCGCGCCCGCCTATTTATTTACAATGGGGAGAATATAACCGGGGGAGTGGTTAAAATAAAAGAGGGTAATTATACCATAACGACACGTATATATCAAAAAACAAAAAAGGTATATAATAAAATATGTAGAATAATACAATGAATATAAAGAAAGAAACGCCCGAAGGCGCTTCTTTCCGTCTTCTGCTAAGCTCGTGGTTGTGCAAGAACCACGAGCTTTCTCTTTGGTACGAAACACGGAATGTTCCAGTAAACAAAGAGTACACAATCCCCAATAGTAATCTTTACCTTGTGTCATAGGAAAGTCAGGCCATTTCTGCCAACCAAAGCTAACACTAATTAGTTAACAAACCTCCAATTTAAGGAGATGATTATTTGAAAGGCTTACCAATTGTTGAAGTCCATTGGCTAGATGCTTGTCGTGCGGAGGGGTGTCCTTTCCCAAAAGATTTTTCTAGTTCATTAGTCCCGCAAATAAGCTATGGTTTGTTGTTGCAAAAGAAAAAAGAGTGCATAGTTATACTTCAGAACTACACACTCTATCCAGGAGACCAAAGTCATGATTATTTAGTTATCCCGGGCATATGGGTGAGAGAAATTAAGGAGCATGGCTCCGCTATACTACCCAACAAGAGAGGGAGCGAAGAAAGTTAGTCGTTTGGTTGATATTATCTGATTTCGTGTATAATAAAGCTAGGAGTGCCAGAAGATTATTTAGCGATATCTTATCTTCTCCTAAGTGCTAGTTGCTGCTAGCACTTTTTGTTCTTCAAAATACTTGACTATAATGGATTTTTATGTTAAAGTGTTAATACAATAAAAAATGGCGGAGGGGCCGGGATTCGAACCCTACGGCTGTCCATGTCGCATACTCTGATCTAAACAGAGTTTCCGAATCTTCGGGGAAACCCCTCCAATATTCCTCTTGGAAAATAGGCCTATCGTTGGTAGCGGGGGCCTATTTCCTTTACTCTTACAATTTTACCACCTTACATTAACCGCTAAAGAGCATCTTACCTGCCATGTGTAGGATAAGAATCCGGCTGTACGATCTATGGCCGGTTTTATTTTGTTTTTTAATTGGAGGGTTGATATGGCAACTAAAAAACCTACGAGGGAGTGGGTAGCCCAACCTAGGCAACAGAGGTTTTTATGGGAAGTGGTTGACCCGGAGGGGGCAGATGAAATACTCTACGGCGGGGCCGCTGGCGGCGGTAAAACTGATGCCCTCCTAATCGCCTGTATTTTATATTGCCAGCAATTCGGCGTTAATTCGTTGTTTCTGCGAAAGACATTCCCCCAACTTGAAGGCAAGCCAATCCCTAGAAGCAAGGAACTAATCTCGAAAGCCGCCGCCACCTA is from Pseudomonadota bacterium and encodes:
- a CDS encoding RusA family crossover junction endodeoxyribonuclease; this encodes MSKRIQFTAYGIPQPKGSTKSFVVKGRAITTSANAKVKPWQEIVAYAAQQHRPPEIWVGGIGIRLDFYFLRPKSVSEKKRPYHTVKPDVDKITRSTLDALTGVIFADDSQVVSLIAGKEYGDPRVDVQIWEV
- a CDS encoding ribbon-helix-helix domain-containing protein, producing MAQIALSTKLSVETYQALDAHCKATGAVKAQVVEEAIKMYLAKGGKK